In Hirundo rustica isolate bHirRus1 chromosome 4, bHirRus1.pri.v3, whole genome shotgun sequence, a genomic segment contains:
- the TRIOBP gene encoding TRIO and F-actin-binding protein isoform X2: MFTAGFVLFDVLQERLARDDEIDHATEVTGSDACSDAAPAEPWDSLHILAPQCEVYVCVGPAEGTERSPPKTCFAVDVVASRVAHASPSNGLLPVPEHHPASQKPEESWSKRRKTDPPWASTLLRAPAVSAPARSELLGGGGHLSGPRVRESHRHSGSGGAEGRHGLERQEYTVLADLPKPKRLSQRDAVDRYGSRTLSPGRVEVERMFGCERRKSETLEAFQALEEGRVDRLDGKTPVPPSKGHLTRRRSSPNLPREGQRLSWQLEQRSRDPKEPQRSLSPAWHPKKASRTRDDSPRPASPGWLLERGSRSPRSASPACRLERRAGESMNPPCRIEKSWRSRGEPACPPNSDRGQATWQAGGIRPALEKKSRGDFLHSTGAGRGSDNVRLSRAGPPPRSLSPGRHTESTRKSQKEISLPSLVRGAERQRVKPGEPLHLAGPRKPSECSWQSLREKLTSSQPGKGTSSDGKGRGKPLCLASPTQPVEQDWRGRGDAHQAQAWEKDWKRQEMPVCRADGMRQLERDWKNPAGCLDVGLQTDDNWKRPESPAQHLEENWKGPEHTRDTHNPEKPLETDWGNKSLLIYHPQLGGSTFPPQSSTGSSGSPQPHLNASKKRNKPDLLNFKKGWMSILDEPGEWKKHWFVLTDSSLRYYRDSNAEEADDLDGEIDLRSCTDVTEFAVQRNYGFQIHTKDAVFTLSAMTSGIRRNWIEALRKNVRPVSAPDITKLPDCDKENFRNCVPQKGSLRTEEQQRPGSGSEGNSKGSHWKADGQCHAFDYVELSPLPQDPGNQGSLQRTKGSLRNSDRAPKYEELERDLAIRSEERRKWFETPDGRGPNSDGPAGDPSRKAGEQDLPAPPLLEDQRIRLNEEIEKKWLELERLPLKDLRRVPLTTLLNQSKGGQGDTHEALKKEIQSLRAQLESCRARNESLREAAKSQGESHVPRGYISQEACERSLAEMESSHQQVMEELQRHHQRELERLRQEKERLLAEEAAATAAAIEALKKAHREEMNKELGRTRSFQQCSSLPEALQKQHQLDMESLKRELQVLSEQYSQKCLEIGELTQKAEEREQILERCQQEGKDLLQKNQELQTRLSDEIGKLRSFISSRGSGDRASHNNERSSCELEVLLRVKENELQYVKKEVQCLREELQMMQKDKRFASGKYQDVYAELNHIKVRSEREIEQLKEHLRLAMAALQEKESLCNSK; this comes from the exons ATGTTCACAGCGGGTTTCGTGTTGTTTGACGTCCTTCAGGAGCGACTGGCCAGAGATGATGAAATA GATCATGCCACAGAGGTCACAGGGAGCGATGCCTGCAGCGacgcagccccagcagagccctgggactCCCTCCATATTTTAGCCCCGCAGTGTGAGGTGTACGTGTGCGTGGGCCCAGCGGAGGGCACGGAGCG CTCTCCTCCGAAGACCTGCTTTGCCGTGGATGTGGTGGCATCCCGCGTCGCTCACGCCTCCCCCAGTAACGGCCTTCTCCCCGTCCCAGAGCACCATCCTGCCAGCCAGAAGCCTGAGGAGAGCTGGTCAAAGCGCCGAAAAACTGACCCTCCCTGGGCGTCCACCCTGCTGCGTGCCCCAGCTGTCTCCGCGCCGGCCCGCAGTGAGCTGctggggggcggggggcaccTCTCTGGCCCCCGGGTCCGGGAGTCCCACAGGCACTCTGGCAGCGGGGGTGCTGAGGGGCGGCATGGACTGGAGAGGCAGGAGTACACGGTGCTGGCAGACCTGCCCAAGCCCAAGCGCCTCAGCCAGCGGGACGCTGTTGACCGCTATGGCTCCCGGACACTCAGCCCTGGCCGAGTGGAGGTGGAGAGGATGTTTGGATGCGAACGCAG GAAATCAGAGACGCTGGAGGCCTTCCAGGCTCTGGAGGAGGGCCGTGTGGACCGGCTGGATGGCAAGACGCCGGTGCCACCCAGCAAAGGCCACCTAACTCGGAGGCGGTCCAGCCCCaacctgcccagggag GGTCAGCGACTCTCCTGGCAGCTTGAGCAGCGCAGCAGAGACCCCAAGGAGCCCCAGCGTTCCCTCAGCCCAGCTTGGCACCCCAAGAAGGCCAGCAGGACCCGGGATGACTCCCCacgccctgccagccctggctggctgctggagagagGTAGCCGGAGCCCACGCTCTGCAAGCCCAGCCTGCAGAttggagaggagagcaggggagtCCATGAACCCTCCCTGTCGCATTGAGAAAAGCTGGAGAAGCCGAGGGGAGCCTGCCTGCCCCCCAAACTCAGACAGGGGTCAAGCCACCTGGCAAGCAGGGGGTATACGGCCAGCACTGGAGAAGAAGAGCCGAGGGGATTTCCTGCACTCCACAGGTGCTGGGAGGGGCTCAGATAATGTCAGGCTGAGCCGGGCAGGGCCACCACCACGGTCCCTCAGTCCCGGGAGACATACGGAGAGCACAAGGAAAAGCCAAAAGGAGATCTCACTTCCCAGCTTGGTGCGAGGGGCAGAGAGGCAACGAGTGAAGCCGGGGGAGCCGCTGCACCTTGCAGGGCCCAGGAAGCCATCCGAAtgcagctggcagagcctcCGGGAAAAGCTGACATCCTCCCAGCCCGGAAAGGGCACCAGCAGTGACGGGAAAGGCCGAGGCAAGCCCCTGTGCCTCGCAAGCCCAACACAACCAGTGGAGCAGGACTGGAGGGGCCGGGGGGATGCCCACCAAGCACAGGCGTGGGAGAAGGACTGGAAGCGCCAAGAGATGCCCGTGTGCCGTGCAGATGGGATGCGCCAGCTGGAAAGGGACTGGAAAAACCCTGCGGGATGTCTGGATGTGGGACTACAGACAGATGACAACTGGAAAAGGCCTGAGAGTCCAGCACAGCATCTGGAGGAGAACTGGAAGGGTCCTGAGCACACACGAGATACACACAACCCTGAGAAACCATTGGAAACTGACTGGGGGAACAAGAGTCTTCTCATTTACCAT ccacagctgggtgGAAGCACCTTCCCACCGCAAAGCAGCACTGGCTCCTCAGGAAGCCCGCAGCCACATTTGAATGCCAGTAAGAAGCGCAACAAG ccagATCTCCTCAATTTCAAGAAGGGATGGATGTCCATCCTGGATGAGCCAGGAGAG TGGAAGAAGCACTGGTTCGTGCTGACCGACTCGAGCCTGAGGTATTACCGGGACTCGAACGCAGAGGAG GCTGACGACCTTGACGGAGAAATCGACCTCCGTTCCTGCACAGATGTGACAGAGTTTGCGGTGCAGCGCAACTACGGCTTCCAGATACAC ACAAAGGATGCCGTCTTCACCCTGTCAGCCATGACCTCTGGCATCCGGCGCAACTGGATCGAGGCCCTGAGGAAGAATGTGCGCCCAGTCAGTGCTCCAGACATCACCAA ACTCCCTGACTGTGACAAGGAGAACTTCCGTAACTGTGTTCCCCAGAAAGGCTCACTCCGGACGGAGGAGCAGCAGCGTCCGGGCTCAGGCTCCGAGGGGAACTCAAAGGGCAGCCACTGGAAGGCGGATGGGCAGTGCCACGCCTTTGACTATGTGGAGCTGTCTCCCTTGCCACAAGACCCTGGAAATCAGGGGTCCCTGCAGAGGACGAAAGGGAGCTTGAGGAACTCCGACCGAGCTCCCAAGTatgaggagctggagcgggaTCTGGCCATCCGTTCAGAGGAGAGGCGGAAATGGTTTGAGACCCCCGATGGCAGGGGCCCAAACAGCGATGGGCCAGCAGGAGACCCTTCCCGCAAGGCCGGGGAGCAGGACCTCCCCGCTCCTCCGCTTCTGGAGGACCAACGGATTCGTCTGAATGAGGAAATAGAGAAGAagtggctggagctggagcgCCTGCCCTTGAAGGACTTGCGGCGGGTGCCCTTGACAACACTGCTGAACCAGAGCAAGGGGGGACAGGGAGACACCCATGAGGCGCTGAAAAAGGAG ATCCAGTCACTGCGGGCACAGCTGGAGTCCTGCCGGGCCAGAAATGAGAGCCTTCGGGAGGCAGCAAAATCCCAGGGGGAGAGCCATGTGCCCCGAGGGTACATCTCACAG GAGGCCTGTGAGCGCAGCCTGGCTGAGATGGAGTCATCTCACCAGCAAGtgatggaggagctgcagaggcaccACCAGCGAGAGCTGGAGCGGCTGCGGCAGGAGAAGGAGCGGCTCCTGGCTGAGGAGGCAGCGGCAACGGCAGCAG CCATTGAGGCCCTGAAGAAAGCCCACCGAGAGGAAATGAATAAGGAACTGGGCAGGACACGGAGCTTCCAGCAGTGCAGCTCACTCCCAGAAGCCCTCCAGAAGCAGCACCA GTTGGACATGGAGTCGCTGAAgcgggagctgcaggtgctttCTGAGCAGTATTCCCAAAAGTGCCTGGAAATCGGGGAGCTCACCCAGAAGGCAGAAGAGCGGGAGCAGATATTGGAGCGCTGtcagcaggaggggaaggacCTCCTCCAGAAAAATCAG gagctgcagactCGCCTCTCAGATGAAATCGGGAAGCTGCGAAGCTTTATTTCATCACGGGGCTCTGGGGACCGCGCTTCGCACAACAACGAGCGGAGTTCCTGCGAGCTGGAG GTACTGCTGCGGGTGAAGGAGAATGAGCTCCAGTATGTAAAGAAGGAGGTGCAGTGCCtccgggaggagctgcagatgaTGCAAAAG GACAAGAGATTTGCCTCAGGGAAATACCAAGATGTCTATGCAGAGCTGAATCACATTAAGGTGCGCTCAGAGCGAGAGATcgagcagctgaaggagcacCTGCGCCTGGCCATGGCGGCTCTGCAGGAGAAGGAGTCACTGTGCAACAGCAAGTAG
- the TRIOBP gene encoding TRIO and F-actin-binding protein isoform X3, with protein sequence MSGSVDDVPCMNFEANVFAKSLCQHCFRAAGAHQHVIQDHATEVTGSDACSDAAPAEPWDSLHILAPQCEVYVCVGPAEGTERKSETLEAFQALEEGRVDRLDGKTPVPPSKGHLTRRRSSPNLPREGQRLSWQLEQRSRDPKEPQRSLSPAWHPKKASRTRDDSPRPASPGWLLERGSRSPRSASPACRLERRAGESMNPPCRIEKSWRSRGEPACPPNSDRGQATWQAGGIRPALEKKSRGDFLHSTGAGRGSDNVRLSRAGPPPRSLSPGRHTESTRKSQKEISLPSLVRGAERQRVKPGEPLHLAGPRKPSECSWQSLREKLTSSQPGKGTSSDGKGRGKPLCLASPTQPVEQDWRGRGDAHQAQAWEKDWKRQEMPVCRADGMRQLERDWKNPAGCLDVGLQTDDNWKRPESPAQHLEENWKGPEHTRDTHNPEKPLETDWGNKSLLIYHPQLGGSTFPPQSSTGSSGSPQPHLNASKKRNKPDLLNFKKGWMSILDEPGEWKKHWFVLTDSSLRYYRDSNAEEADDLDGEIDLRSCTDVTEFAVQRNYGFQIHTKDAVFTLSAMTSGIRRNWIEALRKNVRPVSAPDITKLPDCDKENFRNCVPQKGSLRTEEQQRPGSGSEGNSKGSHWKADGQCHAFDYVELSPLPQDPGNQGSLQRTKGSLRNSDRAPKYEELERDLAIRSEERRKWFETPDGRGPNSDGPAGDPSRKAGEQDLPAPPLLEDQRIRLNEEIEKKWLELERLPLKDLRRVPLTTLLNQSKGGQGDTHEALKKEIQSLRAQLESCRARNESLREAAKSQGESHVPRGYISQEACERSLAEMESSHQQVMEELQRHHQRELERLRQEKERLLAEEAAATAAAIEALKKAHREEMNKELGRTRSFQQCSSLPEALQKQHQLDMESLKRELQVLSEQYSQKCLEIGELTQKAEEREQILERCQQEGKDLLQKNQELQTRLSDEIGKLRSFISSRGSGDRASHNNERSSCELEVLLRVKENELQYVKKEVQCLREELQMMQKDKRFASGKYQDVYAELNHIKVRSEREIEQLKEHLRLAMAALQEKESLCNSK encoded by the exons ATGTCTGGTTCAGTGGATGACGTACCTTGCATGAACTTTGAAGCCAACGTATTTGCAAAGAGCCTGTGCCAGCACTGTTTCCGAGCCGCAGGGGCTCACCAGCATGTTATCCAG GATCATGCCACAGAGGTCACAGGGAGCGATGCCTGCAGCGacgcagccccagcagagccctgggactCCCTCCATATTTTAGCCCCGCAGTGTGAGGTGTACGTGTGCGTGGGCCCAGCGGAGGGCACGGAGCG GAAATCAGAGACGCTGGAGGCCTTCCAGGCTCTGGAGGAGGGCCGTGTGGACCGGCTGGATGGCAAGACGCCGGTGCCACCCAGCAAAGGCCACCTAACTCGGAGGCGGTCCAGCCCCaacctgcccagggag GGTCAGCGACTCTCCTGGCAGCTTGAGCAGCGCAGCAGAGACCCCAAGGAGCCCCAGCGTTCCCTCAGCCCAGCTTGGCACCCCAAGAAGGCCAGCAGGACCCGGGATGACTCCCCacgccctgccagccctggctggctgctggagagagGTAGCCGGAGCCCACGCTCTGCAAGCCCAGCCTGCAGAttggagaggagagcaggggagtCCATGAACCCTCCCTGTCGCATTGAGAAAAGCTGGAGAAGCCGAGGGGAGCCTGCCTGCCCCCCAAACTCAGACAGGGGTCAAGCCACCTGGCAAGCAGGGGGTATACGGCCAGCACTGGAGAAGAAGAGCCGAGGGGATTTCCTGCACTCCACAGGTGCTGGGAGGGGCTCAGATAATGTCAGGCTGAGCCGGGCAGGGCCACCACCACGGTCCCTCAGTCCCGGGAGACATACGGAGAGCACAAGGAAAAGCCAAAAGGAGATCTCACTTCCCAGCTTGGTGCGAGGGGCAGAGAGGCAACGAGTGAAGCCGGGGGAGCCGCTGCACCTTGCAGGGCCCAGGAAGCCATCCGAAtgcagctggcagagcctcCGGGAAAAGCTGACATCCTCCCAGCCCGGAAAGGGCACCAGCAGTGACGGGAAAGGCCGAGGCAAGCCCCTGTGCCTCGCAAGCCCAACACAACCAGTGGAGCAGGACTGGAGGGGCCGGGGGGATGCCCACCAAGCACAGGCGTGGGAGAAGGACTGGAAGCGCCAAGAGATGCCCGTGTGCCGTGCAGATGGGATGCGCCAGCTGGAAAGGGACTGGAAAAACCCTGCGGGATGTCTGGATGTGGGACTACAGACAGATGACAACTGGAAAAGGCCTGAGAGTCCAGCACAGCATCTGGAGGAGAACTGGAAGGGTCCTGAGCACACACGAGATACACACAACCCTGAGAAACCATTGGAAACTGACTGGGGGAACAAGAGTCTTCTCATTTACCAT ccacagctgggtgGAAGCACCTTCCCACCGCAAAGCAGCACTGGCTCCTCAGGAAGCCCGCAGCCACATTTGAATGCCAGTAAGAAGCGCAACAAG ccagATCTCCTCAATTTCAAGAAGGGATGGATGTCCATCCTGGATGAGCCAGGAGAG TGGAAGAAGCACTGGTTCGTGCTGACCGACTCGAGCCTGAGGTATTACCGGGACTCGAACGCAGAGGAG GCTGACGACCTTGACGGAGAAATCGACCTCCGTTCCTGCACAGATGTGACAGAGTTTGCGGTGCAGCGCAACTACGGCTTCCAGATACAC ACAAAGGATGCCGTCTTCACCCTGTCAGCCATGACCTCTGGCATCCGGCGCAACTGGATCGAGGCCCTGAGGAAGAATGTGCGCCCAGTCAGTGCTCCAGACATCACCAA ACTCCCTGACTGTGACAAGGAGAACTTCCGTAACTGTGTTCCCCAGAAAGGCTCACTCCGGACGGAGGAGCAGCAGCGTCCGGGCTCAGGCTCCGAGGGGAACTCAAAGGGCAGCCACTGGAAGGCGGATGGGCAGTGCCACGCCTTTGACTATGTGGAGCTGTCTCCCTTGCCACAAGACCCTGGAAATCAGGGGTCCCTGCAGAGGACGAAAGGGAGCTTGAGGAACTCCGACCGAGCTCCCAAGTatgaggagctggagcgggaTCTGGCCATCCGTTCAGAGGAGAGGCGGAAATGGTTTGAGACCCCCGATGGCAGGGGCCCAAACAGCGATGGGCCAGCAGGAGACCCTTCCCGCAAGGCCGGGGAGCAGGACCTCCCCGCTCCTCCGCTTCTGGAGGACCAACGGATTCGTCTGAATGAGGAAATAGAGAAGAagtggctggagctggagcgCCTGCCCTTGAAGGACTTGCGGCGGGTGCCCTTGACAACACTGCTGAACCAGAGCAAGGGGGGACAGGGAGACACCCATGAGGCGCTGAAAAAGGAG ATCCAGTCACTGCGGGCACAGCTGGAGTCCTGCCGGGCCAGAAATGAGAGCCTTCGGGAGGCAGCAAAATCCCAGGGGGAGAGCCATGTGCCCCGAGGGTACATCTCACAG GAGGCCTGTGAGCGCAGCCTGGCTGAGATGGAGTCATCTCACCAGCAAGtgatggaggagctgcagaggcaccACCAGCGAGAGCTGGAGCGGCTGCGGCAGGAGAAGGAGCGGCTCCTGGCTGAGGAGGCAGCGGCAACGGCAGCAG CCATTGAGGCCCTGAAGAAAGCCCACCGAGAGGAAATGAATAAGGAACTGGGCAGGACACGGAGCTTCCAGCAGTGCAGCTCACTCCCAGAAGCCCTCCAGAAGCAGCACCA GTTGGACATGGAGTCGCTGAAgcgggagctgcaggtgctttCTGAGCAGTATTCCCAAAAGTGCCTGGAAATCGGGGAGCTCACCCAGAAGGCAGAAGAGCGGGAGCAGATATTGGAGCGCTGtcagcaggaggggaaggacCTCCTCCAGAAAAATCAG gagctgcagactCGCCTCTCAGATGAAATCGGGAAGCTGCGAAGCTTTATTTCATCACGGGGCTCTGGGGACCGCGCTTCGCACAACAACGAGCGGAGTTCCTGCGAGCTGGAG GTACTGCTGCGGGTGAAGGAGAATGAGCTCCAGTATGTAAAGAAGGAGGTGCAGTGCCtccgggaggagctgcagatgaTGCAAAAG GACAAGAGATTTGCCTCAGGGAAATACCAAGATGTCTATGCAGAGCTGAATCACATTAAGGTGCGCTCAGAGCGAGAGATcgagcagctgaaggagcacCTGCGCCTGGCCATGGCGGCTCTGCAGGAGAAGGAGTCACTGTGCAACAGCAAGTAG
- the TRIOBP gene encoding TRIO and F-actin-binding protein isoform X1 yields the protein MSGSVDDVPCMNFEANVFAKSLCQHCFRAAGAHQHVIQDHATEVTGSDACSDAAPAEPWDSLHILAPQCEVYVCVGPAEGTERSPPKTCFAVDVVASRVAHASPSNGLLPVPEHHPASQKPEESWSKRRKTDPPWASTLLRAPAVSAPARSELLGGGGHLSGPRVRESHRHSGSGGAEGRHGLERQEYTVLADLPKPKRLSQRDAVDRYGSRTLSPGRVEVERMFGCERRKSETLEAFQALEEGRVDRLDGKTPVPPSKGHLTRRRSSPNLPREGQRLSWQLEQRSRDPKEPQRSLSPAWHPKKASRTRDDSPRPASPGWLLERGSRSPRSASPACRLERRAGESMNPPCRIEKSWRSRGEPACPPNSDRGQATWQAGGIRPALEKKSRGDFLHSTGAGRGSDNVRLSRAGPPPRSLSPGRHTESTRKSQKEISLPSLVRGAERQRVKPGEPLHLAGPRKPSECSWQSLREKLTSSQPGKGTSSDGKGRGKPLCLASPTQPVEQDWRGRGDAHQAQAWEKDWKRQEMPVCRADGMRQLERDWKNPAGCLDVGLQTDDNWKRPESPAQHLEENWKGPEHTRDTHNPEKPLETDWGNKSLLIYHPQLGGSTFPPQSSTGSSGSPQPHLNASKKRNKPDLLNFKKGWMSILDEPGEWKKHWFVLTDSSLRYYRDSNAEEADDLDGEIDLRSCTDVTEFAVQRNYGFQIHTKDAVFTLSAMTSGIRRNWIEALRKNVRPVSAPDITKLPDCDKENFRNCVPQKGSLRTEEQQRPGSGSEGNSKGSHWKADGQCHAFDYVELSPLPQDPGNQGSLQRTKGSLRNSDRAPKYEELERDLAIRSEERRKWFETPDGRGPNSDGPAGDPSRKAGEQDLPAPPLLEDQRIRLNEEIEKKWLELERLPLKDLRRVPLTTLLNQSKGGQGDTHEALKKEIQSLRAQLESCRARNESLREAAKSQGESHVPRGYISQEACERSLAEMESSHQQVMEELQRHHQRELERLRQEKERLLAEEAAATAAAIEALKKAHREEMNKELGRTRSFQQCSSLPEALQKQHQLDMESLKRELQVLSEQYSQKCLEIGELTQKAEEREQILERCQQEGKDLLQKNQELQTRLSDEIGKLRSFISSRGSGDRASHNNERSSCELEVLLRVKENELQYVKKEVQCLREELQMMQKDKRFASGKYQDVYAELNHIKVRSEREIEQLKEHLRLAMAALQEKESLCNSK from the exons ATGTCTGGTTCAGTGGATGACGTACCTTGCATGAACTTTGAAGCCAACGTATTTGCAAAGAGCCTGTGCCAGCACTGTTTCCGAGCCGCAGGGGCTCACCAGCATGTTATCCAG GATCATGCCACAGAGGTCACAGGGAGCGATGCCTGCAGCGacgcagccccagcagagccctgggactCCCTCCATATTTTAGCCCCGCAGTGTGAGGTGTACGTGTGCGTGGGCCCAGCGGAGGGCACGGAGCG CTCTCCTCCGAAGACCTGCTTTGCCGTGGATGTGGTGGCATCCCGCGTCGCTCACGCCTCCCCCAGTAACGGCCTTCTCCCCGTCCCAGAGCACCATCCTGCCAGCCAGAAGCCTGAGGAGAGCTGGTCAAAGCGCCGAAAAACTGACCCTCCCTGGGCGTCCACCCTGCTGCGTGCCCCAGCTGTCTCCGCGCCGGCCCGCAGTGAGCTGctggggggcggggggcaccTCTCTGGCCCCCGGGTCCGGGAGTCCCACAGGCACTCTGGCAGCGGGGGTGCTGAGGGGCGGCATGGACTGGAGAGGCAGGAGTACACGGTGCTGGCAGACCTGCCCAAGCCCAAGCGCCTCAGCCAGCGGGACGCTGTTGACCGCTATGGCTCCCGGACACTCAGCCCTGGCCGAGTGGAGGTGGAGAGGATGTTTGGATGCGAACGCAG GAAATCAGAGACGCTGGAGGCCTTCCAGGCTCTGGAGGAGGGCCGTGTGGACCGGCTGGATGGCAAGACGCCGGTGCCACCCAGCAAAGGCCACCTAACTCGGAGGCGGTCCAGCCCCaacctgcccagggag GGTCAGCGACTCTCCTGGCAGCTTGAGCAGCGCAGCAGAGACCCCAAGGAGCCCCAGCGTTCCCTCAGCCCAGCTTGGCACCCCAAGAAGGCCAGCAGGACCCGGGATGACTCCCCacgccctgccagccctggctggctgctggagagagGTAGCCGGAGCCCACGCTCTGCAAGCCCAGCCTGCAGAttggagaggagagcaggggagtCCATGAACCCTCCCTGTCGCATTGAGAAAAGCTGGAGAAGCCGAGGGGAGCCTGCCTGCCCCCCAAACTCAGACAGGGGTCAAGCCACCTGGCAAGCAGGGGGTATACGGCCAGCACTGGAGAAGAAGAGCCGAGGGGATTTCCTGCACTCCACAGGTGCTGGGAGGGGCTCAGATAATGTCAGGCTGAGCCGGGCAGGGCCACCACCACGGTCCCTCAGTCCCGGGAGACATACGGAGAGCACAAGGAAAAGCCAAAAGGAGATCTCACTTCCCAGCTTGGTGCGAGGGGCAGAGAGGCAACGAGTGAAGCCGGGGGAGCCGCTGCACCTTGCAGGGCCCAGGAAGCCATCCGAAtgcagctggcagagcctcCGGGAAAAGCTGACATCCTCCCAGCCCGGAAAGGGCACCAGCAGTGACGGGAAAGGCCGAGGCAAGCCCCTGTGCCTCGCAAGCCCAACACAACCAGTGGAGCAGGACTGGAGGGGCCGGGGGGATGCCCACCAAGCACAGGCGTGGGAGAAGGACTGGAAGCGCCAAGAGATGCCCGTGTGCCGTGCAGATGGGATGCGCCAGCTGGAAAGGGACTGGAAAAACCCTGCGGGATGTCTGGATGTGGGACTACAGACAGATGACAACTGGAAAAGGCCTGAGAGTCCAGCACAGCATCTGGAGGAGAACTGGAAGGGTCCTGAGCACACACGAGATACACACAACCCTGAGAAACCATTGGAAACTGACTGGGGGAACAAGAGTCTTCTCATTTACCAT ccacagctgggtgGAAGCACCTTCCCACCGCAAAGCAGCACTGGCTCCTCAGGAAGCCCGCAGCCACATTTGAATGCCAGTAAGAAGCGCAACAAG ccagATCTCCTCAATTTCAAGAAGGGATGGATGTCCATCCTGGATGAGCCAGGAGAG TGGAAGAAGCACTGGTTCGTGCTGACCGACTCGAGCCTGAGGTATTACCGGGACTCGAACGCAGAGGAG GCTGACGACCTTGACGGAGAAATCGACCTCCGTTCCTGCACAGATGTGACAGAGTTTGCGGTGCAGCGCAACTACGGCTTCCAGATACAC ACAAAGGATGCCGTCTTCACCCTGTCAGCCATGACCTCTGGCATCCGGCGCAACTGGATCGAGGCCCTGAGGAAGAATGTGCGCCCAGTCAGTGCTCCAGACATCACCAA ACTCCCTGACTGTGACAAGGAGAACTTCCGTAACTGTGTTCCCCAGAAAGGCTCACTCCGGACGGAGGAGCAGCAGCGTCCGGGCTCAGGCTCCGAGGGGAACTCAAAGGGCAGCCACTGGAAGGCGGATGGGCAGTGCCACGCCTTTGACTATGTGGAGCTGTCTCCCTTGCCACAAGACCCTGGAAATCAGGGGTCCCTGCAGAGGACGAAAGGGAGCTTGAGGAACTCCGACCGAGCTCCCAAGTatgaggagctggagcgggaTCTGGCCATCCGTTCAGAGGAGAGGCGGAAATGGTTTGAGACCCCCGATGGCAGGGGCCCAAACAGCGATGGGCCAGCAGGAGACCCTTCCCGCAAGGCCGGGGAGCAGGACCTCCCCGCTCCTCCGCTTCTGGAGGACCAACGGATTCGTCTGAATGAGGAAATAGAGAAGAagtggctggagctggagcgCCTGCCCTTGAAGGACTTGCGGCGGGTGCCCTTGACAACACTGCTGAACCAGAGCAAGGGGGGACAGGGAGACACCCATGAGGCGCTGAAAAAGGAG ATCCAGTCACTGCGGGCACAGCTGGAGTCCTGCCGGGCCAGAAATGAGAGCCTTCGGGAGGCAGCAAAATCCCAGGGGGAGAGCCATGTGCCCCGAGGGTACATCTCACAG GAGGCCTGTGAGCGCAGCCTGGCTGAGATGGAGTCATCTCACCAGCAAGtgatggaggagctgcagaggcaccACCAGCGAGAGCTGGAGCGGCTGCGGCAGGAGAAGGAGCGGCTCCTGGCTGAGGAGGCAGCGGCAACGGCAGCAG CCATTGAGGCCCTGAAGAAAGCCCACCGAGAGGAAATGAATAAGGAACTGGGCAGGACACGGAGCTTCCAGCAGTGCAGCTCACTCCCAGAAGCCCTCCAGAAGCAGCACCA GTTGGACATGGAGTCGCTGAAgcgggagctgcaggtgctttCTGAGCAGTATTCCCAAAAGTGCCTGGAAATCGGGGAGCTCACCCAGAAGGCAGAAGAGCGGGAGCAGATATTGGAGCGCTGtcagcaggaggggaaggacCTCCTCCAGAAAAATCAG gagctgcagactCGCCTCTCAGATGAAATCGGGAAGCTGCGAAGCTTTATTTCATCACGGGGCTCTGGGGACCGCGCTTCGCACAACAACGAGCGGAGTTCCTGCGAGCTGGAG GTACTGCTGCGGGTGAAGGAGAATGAGCTCCAGTATGTAAAGAAGGAGGTGCAGTGCCtccgggaggagctgcagatgaTGCAAAAG GACAAGAGATTTGCCTCAGGGAAATACCAAGATGTCTATGCAGAGCTGAATCACATTAAGGTGCGCTCAGAGCGAGAGATcgagcagctgaaggagcacCTGCGCCTGGCCATGGCGGCTCTGCAGGAGAAGGAGTCACTGTGCAACAGCAAGTAG